The following coding sequences are from one Betaproteobacteria bacterium window:
- a CDS encoding HlyD family efflux transporter periplasmic adaptor subunit: MKPRLLFSALCLSFLFSSTLVLAGDGHDHGDASPAASGNGPKRQPDGSVFLPKPAQRQIGVRTLLVELGELPRTHELAGKVVMDPNAGGKVQAIVAGRVTPGPRGLPLPGQPVKKGEVLAYVTPEVGGNSRSLAESRLRRLRELADTVPRKVIEEAEAAVANEQLVAPVSGVIASANVVSGQVLEARETLFEIVNPERMLIEALAFDMAIASDVAGAFVAVGEQKLPLRLVGVARSLREQALPLTFRGEGGALAALAVGQPVRVFVQTRSTVPGIRVPAAALMKNPANQSIVWVKTAPERFEPRTVSVEPLDGTHVAVTSGLKAGDRVAVRAATLINQVR; encoded by the coding sequence ATGAAGCCCCGTCTGTTATTTAGCGCCCTATGTCTTTCCTTCTTGTTTTCCTCAACCTTGGTGCTGGCCGGTGATGGCCATGACCACGGCGACGCCTCGCCCGCTGCCAGCGGCAATGGCCCCAAGCGCCAGCCGGACGGCAGCGTCTTCCTGCCCAAACCGGCGCAACGCCAGATCGGTGTTCGCACCCTGCTGGTTGAGCTAGGTGAACTGCCCCGCACCCATGAGCTGGCCGGCAAGGTGGTCATGGACCCGAATGCCGGCGGCAAAGTGCAGGCCATCGTCGCCGGCCGTGTCACGCCGGGGCCACGCGGTCTGCCATTGCCCGGTCAGCCGGTCAAGAAAGGCGAGGTGCTGGCTTACGTCACGCCGGAAGTCGGCGGCAACAGCCGCTCCCTGGCGGAAAGTCGCCTGCGCCGCCTGCGCGAACTGGCCGACACCGTGCCGCGCAAGGTCATCGAGGAAGCGGAAGCCGCCGTCGCCAACGAACAACTGGTGGCGCCGGTCAGCGGCGTTATCGCGTCGGCCAACGTCGTCTCCGGTCAGGTGCTCGAAGCCCGCGAAACCCTGTTCGAGATCGTCAATCCGGAACGCATGCTGATCGAGGCGCTGGCTTTCGATATGGCCATCGCCAGCGATGTCGCCGGGGCCTTTGTCGCCGTTGGTGAGCAGAAGCTGCCGCTGCGCCTGGTCGGCGTCGCCCGCAGCCTGCGTGAGCAAGCACTGCCGCTGACCTTCCGGGGTGAAGGCGGCGCTTTGGCGGCGTTGGCCGTCGGCCAGCCGGTTCGGGTCTTCGTGCAGACGCGCAGCACGGTGCCGGGCATCCGGGTGCCGGCAGCGGCGCTGATGAAGAACCCGGCTAACCAGAGCATCGTCTGGGTCAAGACGGCACCGGAACGCTTTGAGCCGCGCACGGTAAGCGTCGAGCCGCTGGACGGCACCCACGTGGCGGTGACCAGCGGTCTGAAAGCCGGGGATCGGGTTGCCGTCCGCGCTGCGACCCTGATCAACCAGGTCCGGTAA